A region of Thiofilum sp. DNA encodes the following proteins:
- a CDS encoding helix-turn-helix domain-containing protein — MRKLQHPASDSLILTHVLYALSDPLRLSIVQKLAQTEGLTCGSFELPIAKSTASHHFRVLREAGVIHMRPEGTQYINSLRRTELDQRFPGLLDAILNAPIQL, encoded by the coding sequence ATGAGAAAACTACAACATCCCGCTAGCGATAGCTTAATATTGACTCATGTACTGTATGCGTTGAGTGATCCGCTGCGCTTGAGTATTGTGCAAAAGTTAGCGCAGACAGAAGGTTTGACCTGTGGTTCGTTTGAGCTACCCATCGCCAAATCAACTGCTTCACATCATTTTAGAGTGTTGCGTGAGGCAGGTGTGATTCATATGCGCCCTGAAGGAACGCAGTATATTAATTCATTGCGGCGCACTGAATTAGATCAGCGCTTTCCCGGATTGCTAGATGCAATTTTAAATGCACCTATTCAGCTCTAG